The Deinococcus puniceus genome segment ACTTGCGGGCCGACGCTTTTGCGGGCGCGTTGGTGGTGCCCATGTTGGTCACGCTGCCCAGCGAATCCGAACACCGCCGCCACTTCGAGAGCCGCGACGAAGAAACCGCCGCCAGCCGCCCGCTGCACCGCTATATGCGTTACTTTGGCGAGATTCGCACCATGCAGGACTACCTTGAGGGGCTGGCCCACGACCTAGATGTGCCCCTGCTGGACGGCCTGACGCTGGACGAAAGCGCCGAACAAGCTGTAGACGTGGTGCTGAGCCGCGTGATGGTGGCCCTGACGCCGGAGGAACGGGCGGCGTTGTTGGGGGAAACAGGGCTGGGTGAGGCTGGTCTGGGGGAAGCGTCGGGCTGAGATGGAAGGTGAACCCCCCGTTGCTGACGCAACGCTCCCTTTAAGGGGGGCTGGCTGCGCAGCAGACTGGGGGGTTTACACACCAACGTTGTCCAGCACCCCCCACCCCCACCAACCTCGCAAACTTGCTGCCCCCCGCCCGCTAGACTCCGGCCATGTTGCAAGGGGTGCTGTCCCGCTTAGGGGACATGGGAAATTTGACGCCGCGCTATACCGGGCCGCGCTGCCTGCTGGAGCGGCAGGCGGTGGGCGGCTGCGATGCGTGCTACACCACTTGCCCGCATGAAGCGATTGCGGTAGGGATGCTAGGGAACTCCATCACGGTGCTGCCCGACCTGTGTACCGGATGCGGGCTGTGCGTGCAGGTCTGCCCGTCCGGGGCGCTGGAATACGACCTTCAGGGGCCGCTGCAAGCCGTGAGCGATCAGCGCAGTAGCGTGACGGGCAGGCCGCAAGAAGATGCCACCCTGACCTGTTCTCAGAGTGGGGCGGGCGGGCCGCAGTTGCCGTGCTTGGGACGGGTGACGCCTGCTTTGGTGGCCGCGTCGGGCGTGTGGGATTTACCTCTGCACCTGATTCACGGCGACTGCGCGGCCTGTCCGGTGGGTGCGCCCGATGTGCCCGAACGCCTGAGCCGCGTGGTAGACGAAGCGCAACGCCTGCGGAAAAGCACGGGACAGCCTGCCCGCGTGACCGTGCGCCCCGCCACCGAGGGCGATAAAGGCCGCGACGTGCAGATGTCGAGGCGCGGAGCCTTTGCCAGCCTGTTCCGGGCCGGAAAACAGCAACTCGTACAGGCCATTCCCGATCAACCCCTGCCGTTTGTGGACTGGAGTGTGCCCGCCGAGCGCACCCCCGAAGAGTGGCGTTGGCGAGAGCGCACCCTCAAGCCTGCCCCACCCGAAGACGCGGGCGTGTACTGGCCCGCCCCGCTGGTGGACGACAAATGCATCAATTGCCCCGTGTGCGCCAACGTGTGCCCCACGAGCGCCATCACCCGCGAGCTTCAGCCCGAAGGCGGCGTGCAACTGTTGCTGAACCTGAGCGCCTGCACCGGCTGTATGGCCTGCGTGCATTCCTGCCCGCCCGACGCCATGCACCCGCAGGAAGAATGGCTGCCCGCCGCCTTCCGTGCGCCGATTTTGCTGCGTGAGAGCGAGGGGATGTTATAAGCGGATTGGGAAGGTGAACCCCCCCGTTGCTGACGCAACGCCCCCCCTTGAGGGGAGGACTTAACAGCTTTTGCGCTCCCCTCTAAGGGGGGCTGGCTGCGAAGCAGACTGGGGGGTTCGCCCGGAATGTCCACTTGCCCACGCCCCCACCGTAACCCGTCCCCCCGCGCCCTGCTGACCTTCCGGCCTACACTGAAGGCGTGCTGTCTGCCCGCTCCCTTCTCGATCAGCTTGGGCCTGATCCTCTGGCCCCACAGTCCACGCGCTACGCCCGCCTAGAGGGCTTTCTGCGCGAGGTGTTGGGCGGGGGCGTGGCGCTGCTGCATGAGGATGAAGCCGTGCCCGCCCACACCGAAAAGGCCGCCGATCTGGGCTGGACAGAGGCCGTGCGCCGGGGCTTCGGCTTTGCCGACGTGTACCGCCACCAAGCCGACACCTACCGCCTGATGCACGCGGGCGAGCATGTGATCGTGACCACGCCCACCGCCAGCGGCAAAACGGGCGCGTTTTTTCCGGCAGTGTTCGAGCGGCTGGAGACCAACCTAGACGCCACTGCGCTGTTCATCTACCCGCTGGTGGCGCTCGGCCAAGACCAGCGCGACAAGCTGAATGCCTTCCGCGATGGGGGGAAATTCGGGTGGCAGATTGCCGCGTTTCAGGGAGGCGCACAGCCCGCAGACGTGTTTAAGGACGGCGTGCGGATGGTCACGGCCACGCCCGACAAGCTGCACTGGTCACTGACCCATCCCAAAGTGCGGGCCTTCCTGTCCAAATTGGCCTTCGTGGTGCTAGACGAGGCGCACACCTACCGGGGCGGCTTTGGTAGTGAGGTAGCCGGAATGCTGCGCCGCCTGCTGGACTTGGCGCGGGCGCTGGGAGCCAATCCGCAGGTGATTTTAAGTACCGCCACCATCGGCAACCCCGCCGAATTTGCCCGCGAACTGGTGGGCATAGACGCCGTAGAGGTCAGCGAATCGGGCGCGGCACGGCACGGCAAACGCTACTACTTGGCCGATCACAGAGGGCAGCCGCGCCGTTTTTGGGACGCCGTGATGAACGCCAGCGCTGCACATGGCCTGAAAGTGCTGGCCTTTTTTCGGGGCCGTTCCCGCGCTGCACGGCTGTATTCCACCTACCGCGCCCAACCGCGCTACGCCCGCGCCGCGCACCTGTACATGGCTGGAACCAGTGACCGCGAGGGCCGCCTCTCCGAGTTCCGGCGCGCCTCCAGCGGCGTCATGTTCGCCACCAACGCCCTCGAAGCTGGGGTGGACATCGGTGATCTGGAGATCGTGATCATTGACGGCTACCCCGGCTCGCGCATGGCTTTTCGGCAGATGGCGGGCCGCGCTGGACGGGTGGCCCCCGGCTTGGTGCTGTATCTGCCCGCGCTGAACGATCAGGGCGTGCCGCAGCCTGTAGACGCCTTTTACAGCAATACCGGCAACTTTCATGAACTGGTGAAGGGCCAGATCGAAAAGGCGGTAGTGGAAGCGGGGAATCCGTACTTGTCGCCCCGGCACAAGGAGCGCCAGAACGAAGAATTCCGGGCGGCGGGCCTGCCGTCGGAGAACTTGCCCGCGCCGCGCTACTGGAACCTGCGCGGCGAAGGGAGCGCCAAATTTGCGGTGATAGAGGCCGCAGAGTGGGCCACGCGGGGCATGCGCTGCTTCGACGCGCCTCTGGAATCGCCCAGCCAGCACTACGCGCTCACCGAAAAGCATGAGGGGGCCGTGTTTTCGCTGGACGGGCAGGGCTACAAGGTGCTGCGCTGGGAGGAACATTCGCCCGGAACGGCCATCATCGTGGAAAAGTTCGAGGCGGCCAACTTGTTCACGCGGGGGCTGTATTCCATCGATGTGCAGCCCGCCAAAATGGGCGACTGGGTGCGACGTGGCCCGCTGGCTTACCGTCACGGCGAGGTGATTATTCGCCGCCGCTACACCGGATTTTCCATGATGCGCCAAGTCTTCGAGCGCGTGTGCAGCGGCTGTGACCGCGATCCCGGTCCCAGCGAGCGCACTTGCCGCGCCTGCGGGGGCCGCATTCAAGACCGGATGCAGGATCACAAGCTCAGCGAACATTTGTACGACAACCCGCTGGAGTTGCCGCCCTTCCGAACGAGTGCGCTGGAAGTGGGGCTAGACCCGGCGGCCACCGAGCGCCCCACCGCGGTGGCCCATACCCTCAAGCACCTGCTGCAAAAAGTCACGCCGGAGCGGGTGGCCTGCGATGAGGGCGACTTGGCAGGAGCCTTCCGCGAGGGCCGTGACACCTATTTTTTCCTCTACGACGACTGGCTGGGCGGGCTGGGTGTATCGCGCCGTGCGTTCGAGGGTATGGATGACTTGTTGGCCCGCGCCTACCAACTGACCGCCAAAACGTGCTGTAACGCTGCCAACGGATGCTACGAATGCATTGCCGTGAGCCGCTGTTTTGCGCCTTTCTTGCCCAGCGGGGAGCGCCGACCCACCGACAAGGCCGCCACCCACGCGCTCCTCCAAGGCCTGTTGGGTGTGGAGGCCACCGCACACGTGCCAGACGCTGCCCCCCTGCCCGACACCGCGCCCGCCCTGCCCGCCGCGTGGCCCCTGCAAGCCCGCGAGTTGCTGGATTTGCACGGCTTGTCTCTGCCCGAAGTCAGCGCCCGACTCGGCATTCCCAGCCGCGAGTTGCAGCGGGCGGTCAGCAGCACCGATCCGCTGCGGGTCAGTCATCCTAAATTTGGCGAAGGCGTATTTATGGGCGGCTCGCATGCGGGAGAGCGGCGAGAAGTGCTGATCTATTTTCCCGGCGTGGGCCAAAAGCGCCTGCTACTGGCCTTCGCGGGCCTGACGGTGGTACCGGGGCCAGCGGCGCGTGCAGGACGGGGCAGGCGGAATACTTAGCGTCCGACATTCATGAGATGTGCGTTCCCCTGTTGACCACTCGCGCCTTTCATGCCTATACTCTGGTTCGCCGTTCGGTTTGGGCGGTGTGGGTCATGTGCTTTAGGGTGGCGACATCCGTGGAGTTTAGACATAGGGATATGGTGTAATGGCAGCACAACAGATTTTGGATCTGTTAGTTTAGGTTCGAATCCTAGTATCCCTGCCACAAACGAAGAAGCGGTTCTCTGCAAAGGGGCCGCTTTTTTTCGTGCTCATTCTGCCGATGCTCCCCCATCACACCCACCCGCTGAGCCGCTGTGATGATTAACCTGATCACATTTCTGACGCCACCTTTAGTGTTAGGCCGTTTTGGGCCGCACATGAGACCAAACGCTCTGCGCCTCATCTTCAGTCAGCCGCAATTCACGGTGAGTCAGGTACGCGGGCCTACTGTAAGGGCACAAAGAACGCACCGAAAAGACGCGCTGGGACAGACCCGACGCCCGAGGTGCGCTCCCCCCATCCCGGAGGTTCCCCCATGTCTACCCTTAAAATGATCTCCAAAAAACTTGCTCTCCTGACCGCCGTAAGTGCCGCCGCCCTGAGCAGTGTGTCGGCCCCCGCCTTTGCCACACCCAAGCTGAGCGCCCAGAGCATCATCGTGAACCCGGTGCAGACTACCCTGACGGCCCGTGTGTGGGTCGACCGCGACACCAGCGGCACCCGCGTGCCCAACTACAGCGTCGGCGACCGCATCACGCTGTACACTACTGTCAACGAAAACGCCTACGTGTACTTGTTCAACGTAAATCCCGACGGCACCACCGATCAGATTCTGCCCAACCGCATCAGCGCCAGCAACTACGTGCGGGCCGGAACCACCCGCGCCTTCCCCGCCACAGGGGATCAGTTCACCTTCGACATTACTGGCCCCAGCGGGCAAAACCGCGTACTGGTCATCGCCAGCCGCCGCGCCCTGAACCTGTCCGAACTCAGCTCTTACCAGAAGGGCCAGAGCTTTGCCACCGTGACGCCCAAGACCCCAGAGCGCTTGGCGCAGGCCCTCAGCATCGTAGTGAACCCGATTGCTCAGCCGGTACCTCAGCAGGATTGGGTCAGCGACACGGCGTTTTACAACGTGTACTGAGCAAGGTCTTCAACACGTCAACAGAAAAGGCAGGGACGTCTACCGAACGGCGTCTCTGCCTTCTCTCTGGCCTGCCCATTCTCTATCTCTATTCCTTAGACAGCACGTAATACGCCCTGTGCCCCGAACGCGCCAGATCGGTAATCGCGTAGCCGCGTGCAAGGTAGGAACTCAAGACGTCCCGCAGCGCATGCCGCCACATCAGGCGCACGGGTTCAGGCAGGGTTTCGGCGCGGGTGGGCACCTCGGCCAGCAGGCGGTTTCCGGCCAGGTATAGGCGGGTGATGCCCGGTTCCTGACTGTATTCGCGTTCCTCCAGCGCCATCTGCCCGCGTGCGGGGGGCACCGGACGGTCAGCGTGGGGCTGGGTCAAGTCCCATTCGGCCATCAGGCGGTCAGCGGGAAAAGCGGTGGCGCGGTTGTCTTCCAGGGCGTACCAGTCGGCGTGGTAACTGGTCACGGTTGCGCCCAATTTGCCCAAGTTCAGGCGGGCGTTGCGGGCAATCAGCGGGTCGAATGTCCACGTCATACGGGTCAGGCCTTGCCGCACGGCGCGTTCCCGCTGGGCCAGTTTCAGGGCCACCGCCATGCCAGAACCGCGCCAGTCGGGGTGTACGGCCAGCAGGTGCGAATGGTGCCAGATCCGCTCGCCCGACAACGCCGGAAACCCGAAGGCAAAGCCCACCGGGGCGGGGTTGCTTTCATCTGAAGGATACGCGGCCAACACGATTCCGCCCGTCATGGCGCTGATTCGCAGCAGGGTTCCGGGCGTCACCTCGCGGTCTGAGTAGCCCCAAGCCTCCACCTGCACGGCTTCCAGCGCACGCATGGCCCAAGGATCGGTTACGTCGCGGATCACGTAGGGGCGGGTGGGTACGCGGGCCGTCCCCGGATTGGCGGGCGGTTCCTGCATCAAGCGGTGCGCTCCTCGTGCAGTTCCGCGATGCTGGCGACAAATTCGCGGTTGAGGGTCACGCCGATGCCGGGGCCAGTCGGCACAGGCATCAGGCCGTCTACGGCTTCCAGCGGTTCATTGATGACGTCAGTGGCCCAGTAGCGGCTGGCACTGCTGGTATCACCGGGCAGGGTGAAATTGGGCAGCGTAGACAGGTGGATGTTATGGGCGCGGCCCACGCCACTTTCCAGCATGCCGCCGCACCACACGGGCGCACCGAACGCCTGCGAGATGTCGTGGACGCGCCGCGCTTCGGCGTGCCCACCCACGCGGGCCACCTTTACGTTAATGACGCCGCCTGCCCCCAGCGCCAACCCCTTGCGGGCGTCCTGCGCGGTGGTAATGGATTCATCTAAGCACAGCGGCGTGGTCAGGCGGGCCTGCAAGGTGGCGTGGTCGATCAGGTCATCCCACGCCAACGGCTGCTCGATGTAGGTCAGGCCGAATTCATCGAGCGCCCGCAGGCGGCCCGTATCGGCCAGCGTGTAGGCGCTGTTGGCGTCCACCGTCAGGCGAATGTCGGGGAAGGCTTCGCGGGTGGCCCGCACCGGCTGAATATCCCAGCCCGGCTTGATCTTGAGCTTGATGCGGCGGTAGCCCTGCTCCACGTGCCGCCGCACCACATCCACCGTCGCCGCTTCGTCCGCCTGAATGCCGAGGCTGACGCCCACTTCAACCTCTGTTTTGCGGCCCCCCAACAACGTGCCCAGCGGCACGTCCAGCATTCTGGCCCACAAGTCCCACGCAGCCATTTCCACCATCGCCCGCGCCATCTTGTTGCCCCGGAATCCGCCCAGCGCGGCCTCAAGGTCTTCCGGGTTGGCAAAAGTCTTGCCCAGAATACGCGGCAGGAACACATCTTTGAGCAGATGAAGGCCGCCCGCGATGGTTTCTTCGCGGTACATGGGCGCAAATTCCATCGTGCCTTCCGAGAGTCCTTGCAGGCCGCCGCCGTGCAGCACCAGCAGCGGCACCACTTTCTCCGTTTGCACCCCGAAACTGGTTTCAAACCGGAATTTCAGGGGCAAACGCACAACGATGATTTCGGCGGCCTCGATACGCAGCATAGCTGTCAGTATGCCCGCTGGCGTGGGCGGGATGGGCCAAAATGAATGGAACCCCCTGAGTGGGGGCAGACTCGGGGGTTGCATTTCGACGCCGAGGGTGAACCCCCCCGTTGCTGGCGCAACGCCCCCCCTTAGAGGTGGGGACTTAACAGCTGTTGCGCTCCCCTCTAAGGGGGGCTGGCTGCGCAGCAGACTGGGGGGTTTTTCTAATCAGCGCCCCCAGTTCTCCTCTGTTCCCACCCGCCGCAGCCACGCCGCGATGATGTCGGTACAGGCTTTCACGTCGCGGGCGTCTACCATCTCGGAGGGCGAGTGCATGTAGCGGTTGGGAATGCTGACCACCGCAGTGGGCACGCCCGCCCGCACCAACGTCAGGGTATCGGCGTCGGTGCCGCTGTAGCGTCCGGCGGCGCTGAGGGTGTAGGGAATGTGTTCCGCGCCCGCCGCGTCAATCAGGGCGCGGTTCAGGGCCGGGCTACTGAGGGGATTCACGCTCAGATTCGCGCCCGATCCGAACGGCACCACACCGTATTTCTTCTCGCTCACGCCGGGTTGCTTGGTTTCGTGGGTCACGTCTACGGCAATGCCCGCCACCGGATTCAGCAGGTAGCCGCCCACCTGCGCCCCGAACGCACCGATTTCCTCCTGACTGGTTCCTACCGCCACCACACGGTGCTTCAGGTCATGGCCCGCCACCGCCCGCAGCGCCTCCAGCACGATAAATGCGCCCACGCGGTTGTCGAGTGCGCGGCTCACGATCTTGTCTCCGATCATCATGGGCATCT includes the following:
- a CDS encoding 4Fe-4S binding protein, translating into MLQGVLSRLGDMGNLTPRYTGPRCLLERQAVGGCDACYTTCPHEAIAVGMLGNSITVLPDLCTGCGLCVQVCPSGALEYDLQGPLQAVSDQRSSVTGRPQEDATLTCSQSGAGGPQLPCLGRVTPALVAASGVWDLPLHLIHGDCAACPVGAPDVPERLSRVVDEAQRLRKSTGQPARVTVRPATEGDKGRDVQMSRRGAFASLFRAGKQQLVQAIPDQPLPFVDWSVPAERTPEEWRWRERTLKPAPPEDAGVYWPAPLVDDKCINCPVCANVCPTSAITRELQPEGGVQLLLNLSACTGCMACVHSCPPDAMHPQEEWLPAAFRAPILLRESEGML
- a CDS encoding DEAD/DEAH box helicase, whose amino-acid sequence is MLSARSLLDQLGPDPLAPQSTRYARLEGFLREVLGGGVALLHEDEAVPAHTEKAADLGWTEAVRRGFGFADVYRHQADTYRLMHAGEHVIVTTPTASGKTGAFFPAVFERLETNLDATALFIYPLVALGQDQRDKLNAFRDGGKFGWQIAAFQGGAQPADVFKDGVRMVTATPDKLHWSLTHPKVRAFLSKLAFVVLDEAHTYRGGFGSEVAGMLRRLLDLARALGANPQVILSTATIGNPAEFARELVGIDAVEVSESGAARHGKRYYLADHRGQPRRFWDAVMNASAAHGLKVLAFFRGRSRAARLYSTYRAQPRYARAAHLYMAGTSDREGRLSEFRRASSGVMFATNALEAGVDIGDLEIVIIDGYPGSRMAFRQMAGRAGRVAPGLVLYLPALNDQGVPQPVDAFYSNTGNFHELVKGQIEKAVVEAGNPYLSPRHKERQNEEFRAAGLPSENLPAPRYWNLRGEGSAKFAVIEAAEWATRGMRCFDAPLESPSQHYALTEKHEGAVFSLDGQGYKVLRWEEHSPGTAIIVEKFEAANLFTRGLYSIDVQPAKMGDWVRRGPLAYRHGEVIIRRRYTGFSMMRQVFERVCSGCDRDPGPSERTCRACGGRIQDRMQDHKLSEHLYDNPLELPPFRTSALEVGLDPAATERPTAVAHTLKHLLQKVTPERVACDEGDLAGAFREGRDTYFFLYDDWLGGLGVSRRAFEGMDDLLARAYQLTAKTCCNAANGCYECIAVSRCFAPFLPSGERRPTDKAATHALLQGLLGVEATAHVPDAAPLPDTAPALPAAWPLQARELLDLHGLSLPEVSARLGIPSRELQRAVSSTDPLRVSHPKFGEGVFMGGSHAGERREVLIYFPGVGQKRLLLAFAGLTVVPGPAARAGRGRRNT
- a CDS encoding DUF4384 domain-containing protein — protein: MSTLKMISKKLALLTAVSAAALSSVSAPAFATPKLSAQSIIVNPVQTTLTARVWVDRDTSGTRVPNYSVGDRITLYTTVNENAYVYLFNVNPDGTTDQILPNRISASNYVRAGTTRAFPATGDQFTFDITGPSGQNRVLVIASRRALNLSELSSYQKGQSFATVTPKTPERLAQALSIVVNPIAQPVPQQDWVSDTAFYNVY
- the menC gene encoding o-succinylbenzoate synthase, translated to MLRIEAAEIIVVRLPLKFRFETSFGVQTEKVVPLLVLHGGGLQGLSEGTMEFAPMYREETIAGGLHLLKDVFLPRILGKTFANPEDLEAALGGFRGNKMARAMVEMAAWDLWARMLDVPLGTLLGGRKTEVEVGVSLGIQADEAATVDVVRRHVEQGYRRIKLKIKPGWDIQPVRATREAFPDIRLTVDANSAYTLADTGRLRALDEFGLTYIEQPLAWDDLIDHATLQARLTTPLCLDESITTAQDARKGLALGAGGVINVKVARVGGHAEARRVHDISQAFGAPVWCGGMLESGVGRAHNIHLSTLPNFTLPGDTSSASRYWATDVINEPLEAVDGLMPVPTGPGIGVTLNREFVASIAELHEERTA
- a CDS encoding M42 family metallopeptidase, producing MTQAPDSQSADQQSGPIINLEFLFKLLSVAAPSGSERRAADVWKQEAAAFARVSEDHFGNVYAEVGPEGAPTIALMGHLDEIGLIVSHVSDEGFLSVLGVGGWDPQVLVGQRVRLLAPGGDLLGVIGKKAIHVMEAEERTKASKLEDLWIDVGLDKDTVKARIPIGTVAVIEQMPMMIGDKIVSRALDNRVGAFIVLEALRAVAGHDLKHRVVAVGTSQEEIGAFGAQVGGYLLNPVAGIAVDVTHETKQPGVSEKKYGVVPFGSGANLSVNPLSSPALNRALIDAAGAEHIPYTLSAAGRYSGTDADTLTLVRAGVPTAVVSIPNRYMHSPSEMVDARDVKACTDIIAAWLRRVGTEENWGR